The Nitrospirota bacterium genome window below encodes:
- a CDS encoding putative colanic acid biosynthesis acetyltransferase: MFGAKLPWRCQIAGSVRVYFPWALCVGKHVAISHGVVLYNLGGISIGSRVVISQDVYFCGGTHDYTNPTFPLVQMPIVIGDDVWIGAGAFIGPGVTVGQGAVVGARAVVTKDVLPWKVVAGNPASIIKDRLIPHPQNDLS, translated from the coding sequence ATGTTTGGCGCGAAACTTCCATGGAGATGTCAGATTGCCGGATCTGTACGGGTTTATTTTCCCTGGGCCTTATGTGTTGGCAAACATGTTGCCATCAGCCATGGAGTCGTCTTGTACAATCTTGGCGGAATCAGCATAGGTAGTCGTGTCGTTATCTCACAGGATGTTTATTTTTGCGGTGGGACACACGACTACACCAATCCAACCTTTCCTCTAGTTCAAATGCCGATAGTCATTGGGGATGATGTATGGATTGGCGCCGGAGCATTTATAGGTCCTGGGGTGACGGTGGGCCAAGGAGCAGTAGTTGGGGCAAGGGCAGTGGTTACAAAGGATGTATTGCCTTGGAAGGTGGTTGCTGGAAACCCGGCATCAATAATCAAGGATCGACTTATTCCTCACCCTCAGAATGATTTGTCATGA
- a CDS encoding glycosyltransferase family 4 protein codes for MISVLHICTDFWPSTGGIEEFVLQLAKRSDSVGIKASVLCFNRMRGHHENLPVKETIQGVPITRIPFLNFKYYKPTLLPLKLLKECNLLHVHGIGAPLDYVGMTKWLHKKPIILSTHGGIFHTNSLLSIKRIYFHGIESFILNGVNVVVACSESDRALFKQISERVILLENAADVTVLLQLCMDAKENGRCLYVGRLSENKGIPALLNAFAVAKNLGAQFSLRLAGPDENGHGRKFGELAHTLGISENVVFLGKVNQDELLEEYHLAENFVSASNYEGFGISAIEAKAAGCRLILNSNDAFRSLFQHDPAADLVDFSDFSTTGKKISLALSNRPNPVVISKRNDAMRFSWETKIMEWRDLYFKYHQ; via the coding sequence ATGATCTCGGTGCTCCACATTTGCACAGATTTTTGGCCAAGCACAGGCGGGATAGAGGAGTTTGTTCTACAGTTGGCCAAGCGCTCGGACTCAGTAGGCATTAAAGCGTCAGTCTTGTGTTTTAACAGAATGAGAGGACATCATGAAAATTTGCCTGTAAAGGAAACGATCCAAGGTGTGCCCATAACAAGAATCCCTTTTCTCAACTTTAAGTATTACAAACCGACGCTGCTACCGTTGAAGCTACTCAAGGAATGCAACCTCCTCCATGTACACGGTATAGGGGCGCCATTGGATTACGTGGGTATGACAAAGTGGCTCCACAAGAAACCAATAATTCTCTCTACTCATGGTGGAATATTTCACACCAATTCCCTTCTTAGTATAAAGCGAATCTATTTTCATGGAATTGAGTCATTTATCCTCAATGGAGTAAACGTTGTAGTGGCGTGCAGCGAAAGTGATAGGGCCCTATTTAAACAGATATCTGAACGGGTTATTCTTCTGGAAAATGCTGCCGATGTCACTGTCCTACTTCAATTGTGCATGGATGCCAAAGAAAATGGGCGCTGCCTATATGTTGGGAGACTTTCAGAGAATAAGGGTATCCCCGCCCTCTTGAACGCCTTTGCCGTCGCTAAGAACCTGGGAGCCCAGTTCAGTTTGCGATTAGCAGGACCGGATGAGAATGGTCATGGTAGGAAATTTGGCGAATTAGCTCACACACTTGGAATCTCCGAAAATGTTGTATTCCTTGGTAAGGTGAACCAGGATGAACTATTAGAAGAATACCATCTTGCGGAGAATTTTGTCTCAGCTTCAAATTATGAAGGTTTTGGCATTTCGGCTATTGAAGCGAAAGCCGCTGGATGTCGGTTAATCCTAAACAGCAATGATGCATTCAGAAGTCTTTTCCAACATGACCCAGCGGCTGACCTCGTAGATTTTTCCGATTTTAGCACGACAGGAAAGAAAATATCTTTGGCCCTGTCAAATAGGCCTAATCCTGTGGTGATCAGCAAAAGAAATGATGCTATGAGGTTTTCTTGGGAAACTAAAATTATGGAATGGAGAGACCTGTATTTCAAATACCATCAATAA
- a CDS encoding FkbM family methyltransferase, with product MQEVIARPPGMSRFPFYVHKENDVFISEKIRRSGMWEPFETILILSLLSPGDQFIDIGANIGWYTILAALRVGERGHVFAFEPDKANFEILCANVRGQQLNCVSPENRALGRNIGRGMIIRSAINQGDHRIREFASFGAGKNSVEEVGIVPLDDYLAQANIFNIARLRVVKLDVQGFEHEVLAGGRQLFSNLPHRTLCFIEFDPVLLSDHCSGSCSEFVEMLENMQRDIFAIRRPLWRLQKLSIKDLHQECLKTNSKSQDLLIAHRDCASDLHRALPLIPRFLTWWNY from the coding sequence ATGCAGGAAGTAATAGCAAGGCCTCCTGGGATGAGCAGGTTCCCGTTCTATGTTCATAAGGAAAATGACGTTTTTATCTCTGAAAAGATCCGTCGGTCCGGTATGTGGGAGCCGTTCGAGACCATTCTTATTCTCTCATTGCTATCCCCAGGTGACCAGTTTATCGATATTGGCGCAAATATCGGATGGTACACGATTCTAGCAGCATTACGAGTCGGTGAGCGAGGTCATGTATTTGCTTTTGAACCTGACAAGGCGAACTTTGAGATCCTCTGTGCCAATGTTAGGGGCCAACAACTTAATTGCGTATCCCCTGAAAATAGAGCTCTAGGTAGGAATATCGGGAGGGGGATGATAATACGATCAGCGATTAACCAGGGAGATCATAGAATTAGGGAATTCGCGAGTTTCGGTGCGGGAAAGAACTCGGTAGAGGAAGTCGGCATTGTTCCTTTGGATGACTATCTTGCCCAGGCAAATATTTTCAACATTGCGAGACTTCGGGTAGTAAAGTTAGACGTTCAAGGTTTCGAGCATGAAGTATTAGCTGGAGGAAGACAATTGTTCTCAAACCTACCTCATCGCACACTTTGTTTTATCGAATTCGACCCGGTACTCCTTTCTGATCATTGTTCGGGCAGCTGTTCCGAGTTTGTTGAAATGCTGGAAAACATGCAACGTGATATTTTTGCGATTCGCCGTCCGCTGTGGCGGCTACAAAAGCTTTCCATCAAAGATTTGCATCAAGAATGTTTGAAAACCAATTCAAAGAGCCAGGATTTGCTCATTGCCCATCGAGATTGCGCGTCAGACTTGCACAGGGCTCTACCATTAATTCCCAGATTTCTAACATGGTGGAATTACTAG
- a CDS encoding glycosyltransferase family 2 protein — translation MSVSVMILTYNEEMNLPLCLSSLEWSDDIVVIDSFSTDQTEHIVKEAGARFYQNRFDSFASQRNYGLQEIFYKHPWVLMIDADEFVPNNLAEEIRSKVSQCDATTHLFKMRRKDYLLGKWIKRSSGYPTWFERLARIGHVSGVRRGHGEEYYTDGTVGFLDNCLHHYPFNKGFHSWMEKHNRYSTAEAELAIKNGPSNWRLSDLVASDAVQKRKALKALAYSLPARPLFIFSALYFVRGGILEGRAGLTFCLLRAFYEFMIDCKYYELRRRQQCLPL, via the coding sequence ATGAGTGTTTCGGTCATGATTCTTACGTACAACGAAGAAATGAACCTGCCCTTATGTCTTTCTTCGCTTGAATGGAGTGACGATATCGTTGTCATCGATTCATTTAGCACTGACCAAACTGAGCACATCGTAAAGGAGGCTGGTGCCCGCTTTTACCAAAACAGATTTGACAGTTTTGCCAGCCAAAGGAATTATGGATTGCAAGAGATTTTCTACAAACACCCCTGGGTACTCATGATCGATGCAGATGAGTTTGTGCCCAATAACTTGGCAGAAGAAATTAGGTCAAAGGTTTCGCAGTGCGATGCTACAACCCATCTCTTCAAAATGCGTCGCAAGGATTACTTGCTAGGGAAATGGATCAAGCGGAGCAGCGGCTACCCTACCTGGTTTGAACGACTAGCAAGAATAGGACACGTTTCAGGGGTCCGACGAGGTCATGGAGAGGAATATTATACGGATGGGACTGTGGGCTTTCTAGATAACTGTCTTCACCATTACCCATTCAATAAAGGCTTTCATTCATGGATGGAAAAACATAATCGCTATTCCACTGCTGAAGCGGAATTGGCAATTAAGAATGGGCCTTCGAATTGGAGACTCTCGGACCTCGTAGCTTCCGATGCCGTTCAAAAGAGGAAAGCATTGAAAGCATTGGCCTATTCTCTGCCCGCCAGACCTCTATTTATATTTAGTGCGTTGTACTTTGTTCGCGGGGGTATCCTTGAGGGGCGTGCGGGGTTAACGTTTTGTTTGCTGCGAGCCTTCTACGAGTTCATGATTGATTGCAAATATTATGAACTTAGACGTCGACAGCAATGCCTTCCACTCTAG
- a CDS encoding glycosyltransferase family 4 protein, translating to MTKLIFTNRFFYPDHSATSQLLSDLAFYLAKTGIAVHVITSRQVHDDPNVTLPSQDFVHGVQVTRLWATQFGRQNLPGRTLDYLTFYLSAAWSLFTLVKSGDVVVVKTDPPLISVVATVVVKIHRAKLINWIQDLFPEVARAFGVGGLNGLEGLLQSLRNWSLRAAYKNVVIGDGMAGKLTEEGIEPNTIQVIHNWADGSGIRPVDREKNDLRKAWNLGNRFVVGYSGNMGRVHEFGTILDAAERLNPLANVLFLFIGDGAQRHRLEEETRRRGLRNMMFKAYQPRELLGLSLTVPDIHLISLEPSMEGLIVPSKFYGIAAAGRPTIFIGSKNGEIPRILEQGQCGFSVKKGQAEELSHVIRDLADHLDRCVSLGERARTLFDQRFDMRHAMSAWEAVLDGVTRPVSARP from the coding sequence GTGACCAAACTCATTTTCACCAATAGGTTTTTTTACCCTGATCATTCGGCCACCAGCCAACTGTTGAGCGATCTTGCTTTTTATTTAGCCAAGACCGGGATAGCAGTTCACGTGATTACAAGCAGACAGGTCCACGACGATCCTAATGTAACTCTCCCAAGCCAAGACTTTGTTCACGGGGTGCAAGTCACACGCCTGTGGGCCACACAGTTTGGGCGTCAGAACTTGCCTGGACGCACCTTGGATTATCTGACTTTTTATCTCAGTGCTGCCTGGAGCCTGTTCACCTTGGTCAAGTCGGGAGACGTGGTCGTTGTCAAAACTGATCCGCCGTTGATCTCAGTCGTGGCAACCGTAGTCGTAAAAATTCATAGAGCGAAGTTGATCAATTGGATCCAGGACCTGTTCCCTGAAGTCGCCCGAGCGTTTGGGGTAGGGGGATTAAATGGGCTTGAGGGCCTGTTGCAGTCTTTACGGAATTGGTCTCTTCGAGCAGCCTATAAGAATGTGGTCATTGGCGATGGAATGGCGGGCAAGCTGACTGAGGAGGGCATTGAACCTAATACCATACAGGTCATCCATAATTGGGCCGATGGCTCTGGGATTCGACCAGTTGATCGAGAGAAGAATGACCTCAGAAAAGCCTGGAATCTTGGGAACAGATTTGTTGTAGGCTATTCGGGAAACATGGGGCGCGTACATGAATTTGGCACGATTCTTGATGCTGCCGAGCGACTAAACCCGTTAGCCAACGTCCTGTTCCTTTTTATTGGGGATGGTGCACAGCGACATCGGCTAGAGGAGGAGACAAGGCGGAGGGGGCTTAGGAATATGATGTTCAAAGCCTATCAGCCAAGGGAGCTACTGGGGCTCAGTCTTACGGTACCAGACATTCACCTCATCTCGCTGGAACCCTCGATGGAAGGGTTAATTGTCCCTAGCAAGTTCTATGGCATCGCAGCGGCAGGGCGGCCGACTATCTTTATTGGCAGCAAGAACGGTGAAATCCCGCGTATACTTGAACAAGGACAATGTGGCTTTTCAGTTAAGAAGGGGCAAGCTGAAGAACTCAGTCACGTTATCCGCGATCTTGCCGATCACCTTGATAGATGTGTGAGTCTAGGTGAACGTGCACGTACTCTGTTTGATCAACGGTTTGATATGAGACATGCCATGTCCGCGTGGGAAGCCGTTCTTGATGGAGTAACAAGGCCTGTATCGGCACGACCGTAA
- a CDS encoding HEPN domain-containing protein has protein sequence MKDRATLVQGLIRKGDSDLADARRTLVSEGPYDTACFHAQQACEKYLKAYLAWHEQAIPRTHDLEELQRLCVGMESMPELSMLDLTELTAYAVELRYDAEFWPPQPTAREAVLIAEKVRQVIRGTLPPSANP, from the coding sequence ATGAAAGATAGAGCGACGCTGGTCCAAGGCTTGATCCGAAAAGGTGATAGTGATCTGGCCGATGCCCGGCGCACACTCGTGAGCGAAGGACCTTATGACACTGCGTGTTTCCATGCGCAGCAGGCTTGCGAAAAATACTTGAAAGCGTATCTAGCCTGGCATGAGCAGGCCATCCCGCGTACGCACGACCTTGAAGAACTCCAGCGTCTCTGTGTGGGAATGGAGTCCATGCCTGAATTATCCATGCTCGATCTCACAGAGCTGACGGCCTACGCCGTTGAGCTCCGATACGATGCAGAGTTCTGGCCACCTCAGCCGACGGCACGAGAGGCCGTTCTCATAGCGGAGAAGGTCCGCCAAGTGATTCGTGGAACACTCCCTCCATCTGCAAACCCCTGA
- a CDS encoding nucleotidyltransferase domain-containing protein, producing MPPSLAFPPVTEALLTVVVQRILSVGFPQKIVLFGSRAKGTARPDSDLDLLIVEDSDLPRYARSARYRRALCGLFPAKDIVVWTPEEVREWKAVPNAFISSALAEGKVLYER from the coding sequence ATGCCGCCGAGCCTTGCATTCCCCCCTGTCACTGAAGCATTGCTGACAGTCGTGGTCCAGCGCATTCTTTCAGTAGGCTTCCCTCAAAAAATTGTGCTCTTTGGTTCCCGTGCGAAAGGCACGGCTCGGCCGGACAGCGACCTCGACCTTCTGATCGTCGAAGACTCCGATCTTCCGCGGTATGCGAGGTCAGCTCGATACCGTCGCGCCTTGTGTGGGCTTTTCCCTGCGAAAGACATCGTCGTCTGGACTCCTGAGGAAGTGCGGGAATGGAAGGCTGTGCCCAATGCGTTTATTTCGTCCGCGCTCGCTGAAGGTAAAGTTCTCTATGAAAGATAG
- a CDS encoding HigA family addiction module antidote protein encodes MRMKNPPHPGRSVLHDCLEPLGLSVAAGAKALGVTRQALNNLVRGSAAISAEMAIRLDKAFGGGAETWLRLQAAYDLAQMEKKAGTIKVKRVTETLVSA; translated from the coding sequence ATGCGTATGAAAAATCCCCCTCATCCTGGGCGTTCGGTGTTGCATGACTGCCTGGAGCCTCTCGGCCTGTCGGTAGCCGCAGGAGCGAAAGCCTTGGGCGTAACCCGCCAGGCTCTTAATAACCTCGTCAGGGGCAGTGCTGCCATTTCAGCAGAAATGGCGATCCGGCTGGATAAAGCCTTTGGCGGTGGAGCCGAGACATGGTTGCGATTACAGGCCGCGTATGATCTGGCGCAGATGGAGAAAAAGGCTGGAACCATCAAGGTCAAACGCGTAACGGAAACCCTGGTTTCAGCTTGA
- a CDS encoding type II toxin-antitoxin system RelE/ParE family toxin: MFKVVRILARLNEAMTVQDMALPGYRLHPLKGNLAGCWSVTVSGNWRIIFRFEMGMAYDVDLIDYH; this comes from the coding sequence ATCTTTAAGGTAGTTCGAATACTGGCGCGGCTAAATGAAGCCATGACTGTACAGGACATGGCCCTGCCGGGATATAGACTGCATCCCCTGAAAGGGAACCTCGCTGGGTGTTGGTCGGTCACTGTGTCGGGAAACTGGCGGATCATTTTCAGGTTTGAAATGGGCATGGCATATGACGTGGATTTGATTGATTATCACTAG
- a CDS encoding type II toxin-antitoxin system VapC family toxin, with translation MTLRYLIDTDWVIHYLNGHPSIVVRLNSLTEQGCALSVVSLAELYEGVYFSSNPTGNEQALDDFLRGASVLGIDAETCKIFGQHRGRLRAKGKMVGDFDLLIGATGLRHGLTVLTNNRRHFELIEGLPIESQ, from the coding sequence ATGACCCTCCGCTATCTCATCGACACAGATTGGGTCATTCATTACCTAAACGGCCATCCCTCAATCGTTGTGCGCCTCAACAGTCTGACTGAACAGGGATGCGCCTTGTCCGTTGTCTCACTCGCGGAGCTTTATGAAGGTGTATATTTTTCATCCAATCCGACGGGCAACGAGCAGGCCCTCGACGATTTTCTTCGCGGCGCGAGCGTTTTGGGAATCGATGCAGAGACCTGCAAGATTTTCGGTCAGCACCGTGGTCGTCTTCGGGCCAAGGGGAAAATGGTGGGTGATTTCGATCTGCTTATTGGCGCGACCGGTTTACGCCATGGTCTGACCGTCCTCACAAATAATCGCCGACACTTTGAACTCATCGAGGGACTCCCGATCGAGTCCCAGTAA
- a CDS encoding antitoxin family protein, whose amino-acid sequence MSATIRARIKDGKIELLEQIDLPDGQDIMVTIVTSPSDQDSETFRKSAGRWQGTVDADTLIRNIYTNRLLSNRPAPAL is encoded by the coding sequence ATGAGCGCAACAATACGTGCCCGTATAAAAGATGGAAAGATCGAACTCCTAGAGCAGATAGACTTGCCGGACGGTCAGGACATCATGGTCACAATTGTCACTTCCCCCTCAGATCAGGACTCAGAAACCTTTCGAAAGAGTGCGGGTCGGTGGCAGGGCACCGTGGATGCCGACACGCTCATTCGTAACATTTATACTAATCGCTTACTTTCCAATCGCCCCGCTCCTGCTCTATGA
- a CDS encoding HigA family addiction module antidote protein codes for MTSRPIHPGEHLAEELRELEMTAAAFARHLQVPASRITQILNGRRAISGDTALRLAHFFGTSSQFWMNLQGLYDVKLAQYKAEKIIRTLPTMKMVRRTA; via the coding sequence ATGACATCGAGACCCATTCATCCAGGCGAACACTTGGCTGAAGAACTGCGTGAGTTGGAGATGACTGCCGCGGCCTTTGCTCGTCATTTGCAGGTGCCTGCCAGCCGCATTACACAAATTCTGAACGGTCGTCGCGCAATCTCCGGGGATACTGCTTTGCGTCTCGCACACTTCTTCGGCACGAGTTCGCAATTCTGGATGAATCTCCAGGGATTATACGATGTGAAACTTGCGCAGTATAAAGCAGAGAAAATCATTCGGACGCTCCCTACCATGAAGATGGTGCGTCGCACGGCATAG
- a CDS encoding type II toxin-antitoxin system RelE/ParE family toxin, whose protein sequence is MILSYADRRTADFAQGKWVKAFTRFEHAARLKLDRLEVAMSLHDLAVLPGNRFEALKGDRKGQYSIRINDQWRICFQWPKGSTGPVNVEIVDYH, encoded by the coding sequence GTGATTCTGAGTTACGCCGATCGCCGTACCGCAGACTTTGCACAAGGGAAATGGGTCAAGGCATTTACAAGGTTTGAACATGCGGCCCGACTTAAATTAGATCGGCTTGAAGTAGCCATGAGCCTGCACGATCTTGCCGTTTTGCCAGGCAACCGCTTTGAAGCCCTGAAGGGTGATCGTAAGGGGCAGTACAGCATTCGGATTAACGACCAGTGGCGGATCTGCTTCCAGTGGCCCAAAGGGTCAACAGGTCCCGTCAATGTGGAAATTGTCGATTACCACTGA
- a CDS encoding type II toxin-antitoxin system VapC family toxin, with protein MRDDVREVVLDACALLRLLQDEPGAEDVDRVLRDAQTGHARALIHIVNLGEVIYTIGKARGWEYALRTRSEISLLPLTVIPFSEDLFWRAVELKARYPMSYADCFAAALAIAAHATLLTSDPEFKVLGDLVKLKHV; from the coding sequence GTGCGCGACGACGTGCGTGAAGTCGTGCTCGATGCCTGCGCGCTCCTCCGGTTGCTCCAGGATGAACCAGGCGCCGAAGACGTCGACCGCGTCCTGCGTGACGCACAGACAGGACATGCTCGCGCACTCATCCATATTGTCAACCTGGGTGAGGTTATCTACACCATCGGGAAAGCTCGTGGCTGGGAGTACGCGCTCCGCACACGAAGCGAAATCAGTCTTCTGCCTCTCACCGTGATCCCCTTCTCGGAAGACCTGTTCTGGCGCGCCGTGGAGTTAAAAGCCCGGTATCCCATGTCCTATGCTGATTGTTTCGCCGCAGCGCTCGCTATAGCCGCGCACGCCACGCTGCTCACCAGCGATCCCGAATTCAAGGTTCTTGGAGATCTCGTCAAGCTGAAGCATGTGTAA
- a CDS encoding AbrB/MazE/SpoVT family DNA-binding domain-containing protein, with protein MYTAKTSIKGQIVIPKPLRDRLGIKPGTTIELIPEQGHLQLRTLPDDPIAAIRGSLKGGPSLAKQLMTEHREDVRRARRRA; from the coding sequence ATGTACACTGCTAAAACTTCCATCAAGGGACAGATCGTGATCCCGAAGCCACTGCGTGACCGACTGGGGATCAAACCGGGCACGACTATCGAACTGATCCCCGAGCAGGGACACCTTCAACTTCGAACGCTCCCAGATGATCCAATTGCTGCGATTCGAGGGTCTCTCAAGGGCGGTCCCTCCCTGGCAAAGCAACTCATGACCGAACATCGGGAGGACGTGAGGCGTGCGCGACGACGTGCGTGA
- a CDS encoding type II toxin-antitoxin system RelE/ParE family toxin produces the protein MRRTLVVFYKDRKGNVPALEWMDALPAKVQDKCVVKIERLRELGHALRRPEADLLRNGIYELRVGWEGMNYRILYFFYGQVAAVLAHGIVKEREVPAKDIERALERKRLFEQDPEGHTYREG, from the coding sequence ATGCGGAGGACGCTCGTTGTCTTTTACAAGGATCGTAAGGGCAACGTGCCGGCTCTGGAATGGATGGACGCGCTTCCGGCGAAGGTGCAGGACAAATGCGTGGTGAAGATCGAGCGGCTCCGCGAGCTTGGGCATGCACTCAGGCGGCCTGAAGCCGATCTGCTCAGGAATGGGATCTACGAATTGCGGGTTGGGTGGGAAGGAATGAACTACAGGATTCTGTATTTCTTTTATGGCCAGGTGGCCGCAGTGCTTGCCCACGGCATCGTCAAAGAACGGGAAGTCCCGGCAAAAGATATTGAACGGGCGCTGGAACGTAAACGGCTCTTCGAGCAAGACCCTGAGGGGCACACGTATCGGGAGGGATAG
- a CDS encoding helix-turn-helix transcriptional regulator: MAKRQKRRTADAVQILYRRYYEGRPGRVRGLEEARANDSVARKLTALRLQAGMTQRQLAKLVGTTASAICRLENADYEGHSLAMLNRIAAALDQRVELQFVPLAG; the protein is encoded by the coding sequence ATGGCCAAACGTCAGAAGCGGAGGACGGCCGATGCGGTCCAGATTCTTTATCGTCGCTATTATGAGGGGAGGCCAGGACGCGTCCGAGGACTGGAGGAAGCTCGGGCGAACGACAGCGTCGCCCGCAAGTTGACCGCTCTGCGTCTGCAAGCGGGTATGACTCAGCGACAACTGGCAAAACTAGTGGGGACGACCGCCTCGGCAATCTGCCGGTTGGAAAATGCGGACTACGAAGGGCACTCTCTCGCCATGTTGAATCGCATCGCTGCGGCGCTGGACCAACGGGTGGAACTTCAGTTTGTGCCGCTCGCTGGGTGA
- a CDS encoding DUF2283 domain-containing protein: protein MAEVIDILSLVPPALNLRSRHLWLDYDEEADVLYISLRKPQHATDSEMEGRCIYHYDGQELVGVTVLQARASAKEQ, encoded by the coding sequence ATGGCAGAGGTCATCGACATCCTGAGTTTGGTACCACCGGCTCTGAATCTCAGGTCCAGGCATCTCTGGCTTGATTACGATGAGGAAGCCGATGTCCTCTATATCAGCCTAAGAAAACCTCAACACGCGACTGACAGCGAAATGGAAGGCCGCTGCATCTACCACTATGATGGCCAAGAACTGGTCGGAGTTACCGTCCTCCAGGCCAGAGCCTCGGCAAAAGAGCAATGA
- a CDS encoding DUF86 domain-containing protein yields MDRDIVESKLESLRRCIDRIAAKTPSSVEPLSQEPDLQDIIALNLQRAIQLCVDLAAHVIADTEVRAPSTMAENFEILKDLKVISAELAARLTKAVGFRNIAVHSYQDIDWKIVFHICRDNLGDFRTFAKAVAARFTSEP; encoded by the coding sequence ATGGATCGGGACATAGTCGAGAGCAAACTCGAGTCGCTGCGGCGATGCATCGACCGGATCGCAGCCAAAACACCGTCCTCGGTTGAACCACTCAGCCAAGAACCAGATTTGCAGGATATCATCGCGCTGAATCTCCAGCGCGCCATTCAATTGTGCGTCGACCTGGCTGCCCATGTCATCGCTGACACGGAAGTCAGAGCGCCTTCGACCATGGCGGAGAACTTCGAGATATTGAAAGACCTCAAGGTGATCAGTGCCGAGCTAGCCGCACGTCTAACCAAAGCGGTGGGGTTCCGTAATATCGCCGTCCATAGCTACCAGGACATCGATTGGAAGATTGTATTCCACATCTGCAGAGACAACCTTGGCGATTTCCGTACCTTTGCAAAGGCCGTGGCCGCCCGGTTCACATCTGAACCCTGA
- a CDS encoding nucleotidyltransferase domain-containing protein: MRDAIDRDSANVQQKLQEVLAGHPAVTLAILFGSLAEGAARFESDLDLAVAGTTPLDRQARIHLVEDLALMFGRPVDLIDLNCLHGPLLHRILTQGKLILCKDRTQYAELILRMLAEEADVMPYYRRILTARRNAWIGT; encoded by the coding sequence ATGAGAGACGCAATCGATCGAGACTCCGCCAATGTCCAGCAGAAACTCCAAGAGGTTCTCGCTGGCCACCCTGCTGTGACCTTGGCGATCCTTTTTGGCTCACTGGCCGAAGGTGCCGCCCGATTCGAGAGTGACCTCGATCTTGCTGTAGCCGGGACAACGCCGCTTGACAGGCAGGCTCGGATTCACCTGGTCGAAGATCTGGCATTGATGTTTGGCCGGCCAGTTGACCTGATCGATCTCAACTGCCTCCATGGCCCACTCCTGCATCGGATCCTGACGCAGGGAAAACTGATCCTCTGCAAAGATCGCACGCAGTATGCCGAACTCATCCTGCGCATGCTTGCTGAGGAAGCCGATGTCATGCCGTACTATCGAAGAATCCTTACCGCCAGAAGGAACGCATGGATCGGGACATAG
- a CDS encoding HigA family addiction module antidote protein — protein MRMKNPPHPGRSVLHDCLEPLGLSVAAGAKALGVTRQALNNLVRGSAAISAEMAIRLDKAFGGGAETWLRLQAAYDLAQMEKKAGTIKVKRVTETLVSA, from the coding sequence ATGCGTATGAAAAATCCCCCTCATCCTGGGCGTTCGGTGTTGCATGACTGCCTGGAGCCTCTCGGCCTGTCGGTAGCCGCAGGAGCGAAAGCCTTGGGCGTAACCCGCCAGGCTCTTAATAACCTCGTGAGGGGCAGTGCTGCCATTTCAGCAGAAATGGCGATCCGGCTGGATAAAGCCTTTGGCGGTGGAGCCGAGACCTGGTTGCGATTACAGGCCGCGTATGATCTGGCACAGATGGAGAAAAAGGCTGGAACCATCAAGGTCAAACGCGTGACGGAAACCCTGGTTTCAGCTTGA